A window of the Polaribacter sp. HaHaR_3_91 genome harbors these coding sequences:
- a CDS encoding gliding motility-associated protein GldE, which yields MDPDPEILLSLFASIDFATTFNSVFLIVLLVSSALVSGAEVAFFSLSQTDLNELSNNGKDQNIVVSLLEKPRKLLATILITNNFINILIVLLFASLAETLFGGFDFKLELFSFLIPTRFLLEIVLVTFLILLFGEVLPKVYASRNALSFSKTMSKFIHTINILLTPFSLPLITLTKWIEKKLGSKNSNFSVETLSQALELTSEGATTKDEQKILEGIVNFGNTETVQIMVPRIDIFALSDTESYEVVLEKILKNGYSRNPVYKDNIDNIVGVLYAKDLLAHLNKTTFKWQELLRETFFVPENKKLDDLLADFREKKNHLAIVVDEYGGTSGLLTLEDVIEEIVGDINDEFDDEDLHYSKIDANNYIFEGKTSIKDFCKVLDDEDEDIFEEEKGESETLAGFILEVSGKFPKKGEKINFKNYTFTIEALDKKRIKQVKATRNA from the coding sequence TTGGACCCAGATCCCGAAATATTACTTTCATTATTTGCCTCAATAGATTTTGCAACTACGTTTAATTCAGTTTTTCTAATTGTTTTACTTGTTAGCTCTGCTTTAGTTTCTGGAGCAGAAGTTGCTTTTTTCTCACTTTCACAAACAGATTTAAACGAACTTTCTAACAACGGTAAAGATCAAAACATAGTAGTTAGTTTATTAGAAAAACCTCGAAAACTATTAGCCACAATTTTAATAACCAACAATTTTATAAATATCTTAATTGTATTATTATTTGCCTCATTGGCAGAAACCTTATTTGGTGGTTTCGACTTTAAACTAGAACTATTTTCATTTTTAATTCCTACTCGTTTTTTATTAGAAATTGTTCTTGTAACTTTTTTAATTCTATTATTTGGCGAAGTTTTACCTAAGGTTTACGCTTCTAGAAATGCACTTAGCTTTTCTAAAACAATGTCTAAGTTTATACACACCATAAATATTTTACTAACCCCCTTTAGCTTACCTTTAATTACACTAACAAAGTGGATAGAAAAAAAATTAGGTAGTAAAAATTCTAATTTTTCTGTAGAAACACTATCACAAGCACTAGAGTTAACTTCTGAAGGCGCAACCACAAAAGATGAACAAAAAATTCTTGAAGGAATTGTAAACTTCGGAAATACAGAAACCGTACAAATTATGGTACCTCGTATAGATATTTTTGCACTTTCAGATACCGAATCCTACGAAGTAGTTTTAGAAAAAATACTAAAAAACGGCTACTCTAGAAACCCAGTTTATAAAGACAACATAGACAATATTGTTGGTGTTTTATACGCTAAAGACTTATTGGCTCATTTAAATAAAACAACTTTTAAATGGCAAGAATTACTGAGAGAAACTTTTTTTGTACCAGAAAACAAAAAGTTAGATGATTTATTAGCTGATTTTAGAGAAAAGAAAAATCACTTAGCAATTGTTGTTGATGAATATGGAGGAACAAGCGGCTTACTGACTTTAGAAGACGTAATAGAAGAGATTGTTGGCGATATAAATGATGAATTTGATGATGAAGATTTACATTATTCTAAAATAGACGCTAACAATTATATTTTTGAAGGTAAAACAAGCATTAAAGATTTCTGTAAGGTTTTAGATGACGAGGATGAAGATATATTTGAAGAAGAAAAAGGAGAAAGCGAAACCTTAGCTGGTTTTATTTTAGAGGTTTCTGGTAAGTTTCCTAAAAAAGGAGAGAAAATAAACTTTAAGAACTATACGTTTACCATAGAAGCGTTAGATAAAAAACGCATTAAACAAGTTAAAGCTACACGAAATGCGTAA
- a CDS encoding carboxypeptidase-like regulatory domain-containing protein translates to MKKIVMVTCLLLASFLEVNGQGVVKGIILENNSKKPLKGVLVKIRNTPKNQTTDLNGSFVFKNFQSRKAILELRLVGYETQNIPIELSENVLDLGSIFLFKTVTENQDLSLITLTDDELNDDASSADNISGLLQASKDIFLRTAAYEFSSSFFKIKGLDSGNGKVLINGIEMNKIYDGRAQWGNWGGLNDVLRNQEFRNGLTPSDVTFGGLLGATNMNTRASEQRPGIRVSYSSSNRSYQHRIMATYSTGMLKNNWAFTFSGSRRIGTEGYNDATSYNAYAFFTSIEKKLNDKSSINFTGIFTPNRRGKASPNTQEVFDLKGIKYNDYWGFLNGKKVNSRIKEVSEPILMLNHYWNISEKTAINTNVSYQFGKIGNSRIDYNGGANPSAAYYQNLPSYFLRYDDFEGAYDAENNFVNDGQINWNRVFDANKTNNNSGLENAYVLYEDRNDDKQFTINTILNTEVNDHISINGKIEYRRLNSHNFASVIDLLSGDAYLDIDPFGATEEEKQNDLLNPNRIVREGDDFKYNFNLNSTIISAFTQTQFRYNKTDFYAALKVSNTTHQREGLYKNGSFSENSLGMSEAQKFMNYGFKTGVTYKITGRHLVDINAAYITTAPTTRNTFSNSRENNNVVLDLQSEKTLSTDVSYVYRSPIITSKFTAYYTSVKDATEISFYFADGVGGDNTAFVQEILSGISKKHMGLELGLEAQVTASLNLKGAAAIGQFTYDNNPNLYLTTEADNESLVAGFVNGFKDFGTTNLKNYKLAAGPQNAYSVGFEYRDPSYWWGGATLNFFSNTFIDISPLNRSQNFYLDDDGLPFLEYDTEIAQGLLKQEKFDNYSVVNLVGGKSFLINGYYISVFATVNNLLNKTYKSGGFEQGRNANYRQLLEDKSLDKPVFGNKYWYGRGATYFMNVSVSF, encoded by the coding sequence ATGAAAAAAATTGTTATGGTAACATGCTTGCTGTTAGCTTCGTTTTTGGAGGTTAATGGGCAAGGTGTAGTGAAGGGAATTATTTTGGAGAACAATTCTAAGAAACCGCTTAAAGGTGTTTTAGTTAAAATTAGAAATACGCCTAAAAATCAAACTACGGACTTAAATGGTAGTTTTGTATTTAAGAATTTTCAAAGTAGAAAAGCTATTTTAGAGTTAAGATTGGTTGGGTATGAAACTCAAAATATTCCCATCGAACTCTCGGAAAATGTTTTAGACTTAGGAAGTATCTTTTTATTTAAAACAGTTACAGAAAATCAAGATTTAAGTTTAATTACACTTACAGATGATGAGTTAAATGATGATGCTAGCTCTGCAGATAATATTTCTGGACTACTACAAGCGTCAAAAGATATTTTTCTTAGAACCGCTGCTTATGAATTTAGTTCTTCCTTTTTTAAGATTAAGGGATTGGATTCAGGAAATGGTAAAGTGCTTATTAACGGCATAGAAATGAATAAAATCTATGATGGTAGAGCACAATGGGGAAATTGGGGTGGGTTGAATGATGTGTTAAGAAATCAGGAGTTTAGAAACGGATTAACACCTTCAGATGTTACTTTTGGAGGGCTTTTAGGGGCTACAAATATGAATACAAGAGCATCGGAACAAAGACCTGGAATACGTGTTTCTTATTCTTCCTCTAACCGAAGTTATCAGCATAGAATCATGGCGACGTATTCTACCGGAATGTTAAAAAATAATTGGGCTTTTACATTTTCTGGAAGTAGAAGGATAGGAACTGAAGGTTATAATGACGCTACTTCTTACAATGCATATGCTTTTTTCACATCCATAGAAAAAAAGTTAAATGATAAAAGTAGTATTAATTTTACAGGGATTTTTACGCCAAATAGAAGAGGGAAAGCATCACCAAACACACAAGAAGTATTTGATTTAAAAGGCATAAAATATAATGATTATTGGGGTTTTTTAAATGGGAAGAAGGTAAATTCTAGAATTAAAGAAGTTAGCGAGCCTATTTTAATGTTAAACCATTATTGGAATATTTCTGAAAAGACTGCTATAAATACTAATGTGTCGTATCAATTTGGGAAGATTGGTAATAGTAGAATTGATTACAATGGAGGTGCTAACCCAAGTGCTGCTTATTATCAAAATTTACCAAGTTATTTTTTAAGATATGATGATTTTGAAGGTGCGTATGATGCTGAAAATAATTTTGTAAACGACGGACAGATAAACTGGAATCGGGTTTTTGACGCGAATAAAACCAATAATAATTCAGGTTTAGAAAATGCCTATGTTTTGTATGAAGACAGAAATGATGACAAACAATTTACTATAAATACTATTCTAAATACAGAAGTAAATGATCATATTTCTATTAACGGAAAAATAGAGTATAGGCGTTTGAATTCTCATAATTTTGCATCTGTTATAGATTTGTTGAGCGGTGATGCATATTTAGATATCGATCCTTTTGGAGCAACCGAAGAAGAAAAACAAAACGATCTTTTAAATCCGAATAGAATAGTAAGAGAAGGAGATGACTTTAAATATAATTTCAATTTAAATTCTACTATTATTTCTGCTTTTACACAAACTCAATTTAGATACAATAAAACGGATTTTTATGCAGCCTTAAAAGTTTCTAATACAACACATCAACGAGAGGGTTTGTATAAAAATGGTAGTTTTTCTGAGAATTCTTTAGGAATGTCTGAAGCACAAAAATTCATGAATTATGGTTTTAAAACAGGAGTAACATATAAAATTACCGGTCGTCATTTAGTAGATATAAATGCGGCATATATAACCACTGCACCTACCACTAGAAACACTTTTTCTAATTCTAGAGAAAATAACAATGTGGTTTTAGATTTACAAAGTGAAAAAACGCTTTCTACAGATGTTAGCTACGTATATAGAAGTCCAATTATAACATCAAAATTTACCGCGTATTATACATCAGTAAAAGATGCTACAGAGATTTCTTTTTATTTTGCGGATGGTGTTGGAGGAGATAATACTGCTTTTGTACAAGAAATTTTAAGCGGAATTAGTAAAAAACATATGGGTTTAGAATTGGGGTTGGAAGCCCAAGTTACAGCTAGCTTAAATTTAAAAGGAGCCGCTGCTATTGGTCAGTTTACGTATGATAATAATCCGAATTTATACTTAACGACAGAAGCAGATAATGAGTCTTTAGTAGCTGGTTTTGTAAACGGATTTAAAGATTTTGGGACTACAAATCTTAAGAATTACAAATTAGCTGCTGGACCTCAAAATGCATATTCGGTGGGGTTTGAATATAGAGATCCATCTTATTGGTGGGGAGGAGCAACACTTAACTTTTTTAGCAACACATTTATAGATATTTCGCCTTTAAATAGGTCTCAAAACTTTTATTTAGATGATGATGGATTGCCCTTTTTAGAATATGATACTGAAATAGCTCAAGGACTTTTAAAGCAAGAAAAATTCGATAATTATTCTGTAGTAAACTTAGTCGGTGGTAAATCTTTTCTGATTAACGGTTATTACATTAGTGTTTTTGCAACGGTAAATAATTTATTGAATAAAACGTATAAATCTGGCGGATTTGAACAAGGAAGAAATGCTAATTACAGACAATTATTAGAAGATAAGTCTCTAGATAAACCTGTTTTTGGAAATAAATATTGGTATGGTAGAGGTGCAACTTATTTTATGAATGTAAGTGTGTCATTTTAA
- a CDS encoding single-stranded DNA-binding protein: MAAGTINKVILIGNLGDDVKMHYFDDQNCVGRFPIATSESYTNKQNGEKVTSTDWHNLVVRNGLAKVCEKYLSKGDKVYIEGKLRNRQWEQDGVKRYATEVHVNEMTMLSTKKNADNSTPVAPQQESKPSAPAPKTETPEEDDDLPF, from the coding sequence ATGGCAGCAGGAACAATAAACAAAGTAATTTTAATTGGTAATTTAGGTGACGATGTTAAAATGCACTATTTTGATGATCAAAATTGTGTTGGTAGATTTCCAATAGCAACCAGTGAAAGCTACACAAACAAACAGAACGGAGAAAAAGTTACTTCTACCGATTGGCATAATCTTGTTGTAAGAAACGGACTGGCAAAAGTGTGTGAAAAGTATTTATCTAAAGGAGATAAAGTATATATAGAAGGAAAATTAAGAAATCGCCAATGGGAACAAGATGGAGTGAAACGTTACGCTACAGAAGTTCATGTAAATGAAATGACCATGCTTTCTACCAAGAAAAATGCTGATAATTCAACTCCTGTTGCACCACAACAAGAATCTAAACCTTCTGCCCCAGCCCCAAAAACTGAAACCCCAGAAGAAGACGATGATTTACCATTTTAA
- a CDS encoding ribonuclease E/G: protein MKTELIIRSNSSDIDFALLRDGKLIELNNETSDNKFSVGDIFLAKIGKVLTGLNAAFVNVGYPKDGFLHYHDLGAQVNSLNSFIKKVSTGKYKEFTLKNFQKEEDINKDGSINQVLKTGQNLLVQIVKEPISTKGPRLSSELSIAGRYLVLVPFSNRVSVSQKIADPKEKERLKRLAKSIKPKGFGVILRTVAEGKKVAELDKDLQNSLERWVKMCKSIPNTNTPTKILSELNRASSILRDVMNDSFTSIVTNDETLKEEIKEYLHEIYPEKEKIVKLHRSETPIFEKYGIERQIKTSFGKTVSMSKGAYLVIEHTEALHVIDVNSGNRSNKAGSQEDTALEVNLISATEIARQLQLRDMGGIIVVDFIDMHKAENRNKLFQHLKDQMALDRTKHKILPPSKFGLVQITRQRVRPELSIKTTEANPNINGEVEAPIVLLDKIEADLEKFMSTSKAGKVQLNVHPFIASYLTKGVNSIRFKWYLKHKKWITIIPRDAYTYLYYKFKTK, encoded by the coding sequence ATGAAAACAGAATTAATAATTCGTTCAAATTCATCTGATATTGATTTTGCCTTATTAAGAGATGGAAAACTTATTGAATTAAATAATGAAACTAGTGATAACAAATTCTCGGTTGGCGATATATTTTTAGCCAAAATAGGAAAAGTTTTAACTGGTTTAAATGCAGCCTTTGTAAATGTAGGATACCCAAAAGATGGGTTTTTACATTATCATGATTTAGGTGCGCAAGTAAACTCATTAAATTCGTTCATTAAGAAAGTAAGCACAGGTAAGTATAAAGAATTCACTTTAAAGAACTTCCAAAAAGAGGAAGACATTAACAAAGACGGTAGTATTAACCAAGTACTAAAAACAGGGCAAAACCTATTAGTACAAATAGTAAAAGAACCAATTTCTACAAAAGGACCAAGATTAAGTTCTGAGTTGTCTATAGCAGGTAGATATTTGGTTTTAGTTCCTTTTTCTAACCGAGTTTCTGTTTCTCAAAAAATAGCAGACCCAAAAGAAAAAGAACGTTTAAAAAGATTAGCAAAAAGCATTAAACCTAAAGGGTTTGGTGTTATTTTAAGAACTGTTGCCGAGGGCAAAAAAGTTGCAGAACTAGACAAAGATTTGCAAAACTCATTAGAACGTTGGGTAAAAATGTGTAAAAGTATACCAAATACAAACACGCCAACAAAAATCTTAAGCGAGTTAAACAGAGCATCGTCTATTTTAAGAGATGTTATGAATGATTCTTTTACTAGTATTGTAACAAATGATGAAACTTTGAAAGAAGAAATAAAAGAGTATTTACATGAAATTTATCCCGAAAAGGAAAAAATTGTAAAATTACACAGATCTGAAACTCCTATTTTTGAAAAATACGGAATAGAAAGACAAATTAAAACATCATTTGGAAAAACAGTTTCTATGAGTAAAGGTGCCTATTTAGTTATAGAGCACACAGAAGCATTGCACGTTATTGATGTAAATAGCGGAAACCGTTCTAATAAAGCTGGTTCTCAAGAAGATACTGCACTAGAAGTAAATTTAATTTCAGCTACCGAAATAGCACGACAGTTACAACTGCGTGATATGGGAGGTATTATAGTTGTAGATTTTATTGATATGCACAAAGCAGAAAACAGAAATAAACTGTTTCAGCACTTGAAAGATCAAATGGCTTTAGATAGAACAAAGCACAAAATATTACCTCCAAGTAAGTTTGGATTGGTACAAATTACAAGACAAAGGGTAAGACCAGAGTTAAGTATAAAAACTACCGAAGCCAACCCAAATATAAATGGAGAAGTAGAAGCACCTATTGTTTTGTTAGACAAAATAGAAGCAGATTTAGAGAAATTTATGTCAACCTCTAAAGCAGGAAAAGTACAGTTAAATGTACACCCTTTTATTGCATCTTATCTAACAAAAGGAGTGAATTCTATACGTTTTAAATGGTATTTAAAACACAAAAAGTGGATTACAATTATACCTCGTGACGCTTACACATACTTATATTATAAATTTAAAACTAAATAG
- the mce gene encoding methylmalonyl-CoA epimerase, whose protein sequence is MDKIEHIGIAVKDLEKSNALYASLFGKPHYKTEEVKSEGVKTSFFQSGPNKIELLEATNSESPIAKFIEKKGEGIHHIAFAVLDIKAEIKRLENEGFIVLNKEPKKGADNKLVAFLHPKSTNGVLIELCQEID, encoded by the coding sequence ATGGATAAAATAGAACACATTGGTATTGCTGTAAAGGATTTAGAAAAATCGAATGCGTTGTATGCTTCTTTGTTTGGAAAACCACATTATAAAACAGAAGAAGTAAAATCCGAAGGAGTTAAAACTTCTTTTTTTCAATCAGGACCTAATAAAATAGAATTATTAGAAGCTACAAATTCAGAAAGTCCAATTGCTAAGTTTATAGAAAAGAAAGGCGAAGGAATTCATCATATTGCTTTTGCGGTTTTAGATATTAAAGCAGAGATAAAAAGACTCGAAAATGAAGGTTTTATTGTTTTAAATAAAGAGCCAAAAAAAGGAGCAGACAATAAATTAGTTGCTTTTTTGCATCCAAAATCTACCAATGGGGTTCTTATTGAGTTGTGTCAAGAAATAGATTAG
- the mutY gene encoding A/G-specific adenine glycosylase, translating to MTFSNTLIYWYLQNNRDLPWRKTKNPYFIWLSEIMLQQTRVAQGLSYYQKFTTDFPTVFNLAKADESTVLKMWQGLGYYSRARNLHFSAKQIANELNGEFPTTYKEIIKLKGIGDYTASAIASICFNEPTAVVDGNVYRVLSRYYGINTPINSSAGIKEFKTLAQSLIDETQPGTYNQAIMDFGALHCKPQNPLCETCPFSDSCVALEKKLTKELPVKEKKIKVRKRYFNFLVIKTDHNTTILSERKGKGIWQGLYQFPLIESDKIINKEELVSSEEFINLFPLETTISLFNPKEVVHKLSHQHLYTQFWIVETANTAETTIKWIEIEKYPVPILIANFLEAFQSKK from the coding sequence ATGACATTTTCTAACACATTAATTTACTGGTACTTACAAAACAACCGAGATCTACCCTGGCGAAAAACCAAAAACCCATATTTTATTTGGTTGTCAGAAATCATGTTACAACAAACAAGAGTTGCCCAAGGTTTGTCCTATTATCAAAAATTTACCACAGATTTTCCAACTGTTTTTAACCTCGCAAAAGCGGATGAAAGTACCGTTTTAAAAATGTGGCAAGGTCTAGGGTATTATTCTAGAGCAAGGAACTTACATTTTTCTGCAAAACAAATTGCAAACGAACTTAATGGCGAATTCCCCACCACATATAAAGAGATTATAAAACTAAAAGGAATTGGAGATTATACTGCCTCTGCAATTGCATCTATTTGCTTTAACGAACCAACTGCAGTTGTAGATGGTAACGTTTACAGAGTACTTTCTCGTTATTATGGTATAAATACACCTATTAACTCATCCGCAGGAATTAAAGAGTTTAAAACATTAGCGCAATCATTAATTGACGAAACGCAACCAGGAACGTATAACCAAGCCATTATGGATTTTGGCGCATTACACTGCAAGCCTCAAAACCCGCTATGCGAAACTTGTCCTTTTTCTGATAGTTGTGTGGCATTAGAAAAAAAGTTAACCAAAGAACTTCCTGTAAAAGAGAAGAAAATAAAGGTAAGAAAAAGATACTTTAATTTTCTTGTGATAAAAACAGATCACAACACAACTATTTTATCAGAAAGAAAAGGAAAAGGAATTTGGCAAGGTTTATACCAATTTCCATTAATAGAAAGTGATAAAATCATTAATAAGGAAGAATTAGTTTCATCAGAAGAATTTATCAATTTATTTCCTTTAGAAACCACTATTTCACTTTTTAACCCAAAAGAGGTTGTACATAAATTATCTCATCAACATTTATATACCCAATTCTGGATTGTAGAAACTGCAAATACTGCCGAAACAACGATAAAGTGGATTGAAATTGAAAAATATCCTGTCCCCATTTTAATTGCAAATTTTTTAGAAGCTTTTCAATCTAAAAAGTAA
- a CDS encoding HU family DNA-binding protein — translation MTKADIVSKISDKSGIEKTDVLATVEAFMTEVKDALENGDNVYLRGFGSFIIKTRAEKTGRNISKNTTIKIPAHNIPAFKPAKTFTEGVKSKVVVK, via the coding sequence ATGACGAAAGCAGATATAGTATCAAAAATTTCAGATAAATCAGGAATCGAAAAAACAGATGTATTAGCAACTGTAGAAGCATTCATGACTGAAGTGAAAGATGCATTAGAAAATGGCGACAACGTTTATTTGAGAGGTTTTGGTAGTTTTATTATCAAAACAAGAGCAGAAAAGACTGGTAGAAATATTTCTAAGAATACTACAATTAAGATTCCAGCACACAATATTCCAGCCTTTAAACCGGCAAAAACTTTTACTGAAGGAGTGAAAAGTAAAGTAGTAGTAAAGTAA
- a CDS encoding DUF5689 domain-containing protein yields MKKNKIITVVLILVTNVLLLSCVEDADFTVPESLGNEENEAVNKIIDSIFSGALQLKTIKQLKELYIIGNDPLEIVSDIVVKGYVISSDKSGNFYKEFYMQDAPENPIAGIKVALNLSNSYNKFNIGREVYIRLKGLYVGETNSGDGNITIGGKISTTDLTEIENVTSNQIPNHIYRTEITEEIVPKLIDFGGINASHIGTFITLEDVFFDAKLAGKSYVDPIEDFDTQRKIQTCLGLGYDELLVETSSFSRFSNETLPEKAGTINAVVSKDFGGDLMVLVLNDTNDVTMIDERCTPLPAEEYSIILLSENFDNESGDIDVLNWINFREEGTKSWRSYTDTYAQSNAARVNSINSGDESTITWLITSSINLDTTSQEFLSFETSNSFGNGSELQVLISTDFNGNENNINTAIWTVLPAKIVSDGENYKNWVHSTYIDLSNYSGTAFIAFKYTGNGNVNFNGTYELDNVIINAKE; encoded by the coding sequence ATGAAAAAGAATAAAATAATCACAGTTGTATTGATACTTGTAACAAACGTCTTGTTATTGAGTTGTGTAGAAGATGCAGATTTTACAGTACCAGAAAGTTTAGGGAATGAAGAAAATGAAGCTGTTAATAAAATTATAGACAGTATTTTTTCTGGCGCTCTTCAATTAAAAACCATAAAACAACTAAAGGAATTGTATATAATTGGTAATGATCCTTTAGAAATTGTTTCCGATATAGTAGTTAAAGGCTATGTTATTTCATCAGATAAGTCAGGTAATTTCTATAAAGAATTTTACATGCAAGATGCTCCAGAAAATCCAATAGCTGGTATAAAAGTTGCCTTGAATTTAAGTAATAGTTATAATAAGTTTAATATTGGTAGAGAGGTTTACATCCGTTTAAAGGGTTTGTACGTTGGCGAAACAAATTCTGGAGATGGTAATATTACTATTGGTGGAAAAATTAGTACCACAGATCTTACTGAAATTGAAAATGTTACATCAAATCAAATTCCTAATCATATTTATAGAACGGAAATTACAGAAGAAATTGTGCCAAAATTGATTGATTTTGGAGGAATTAATGCTTCTCATATTGGAACTTTTATCACGCTAGAAGACGTTTTTTTTGATGCTAAATTAGCGGGGAAATCTTATGTAGATCCCATAGAGGATTTTGATACACAACGTAAAATTCAAACTTGCTTAGGGCTGGGGTATGATGAATTATTAGTAGAAACGAGTTCTTTTTCTCGTTTTTCAAACGAAACTTTGCCTGAAAAAGCAGGTACTATAAACGCGGTCGTTTCTAAAGATTTTGGAGGGGATTTAATGGTACTTGTTTTAAATGATACCAACGATGTTACTATGATTGATGAAAGGTGTACGCCGTTACCTGCAGAAGAGTATTCGATAATTTTATTATCAGAAAATTTTGATAATGAGTCTGGAGATATTGATGTTTTAAATTGGATTAACTTTAGAGAAGAAGGGACGAAATCATGGAGGTCTTACACAGATACTTATGCGCAAAGTAATGCAGCTAGAGTTAATTCTATCAATTCTGGAGATGAAAGTACTATTACTTGGTTAATTACCTCAAGTATTAACTTAGACACTACATCTCAAGAGTTTTTATCTTTTGAAACTTCCAATAGTTTCGGAAATGGAAGTGAGTTACAAGTTTTAATTTCTACAGATTTTAATGGAAACGAAAACAATATAAATACTGCAATTTGGACAGTCTTACCTGCGAAAATTGTTTCTGATGGAGAGAATTATAAAAATTGGGTGCATTCTACTTATATCGATTTATCAAATTATTCGGGTACTGCCTTTATCGCTTTTAAATATACAGGTAACGGAAATGTAAACTTTAACGGAACTTATGAGTTGGATAACGTAATAATAAATGCAAAAGAATGA
- a CDS encoding endonuclease/exonuclease/phosphatase family protein translates to MNKKIFFIFIFSLTITVCNSQKNGKKYNIRTIAFYNLENLFDTINDVNKNDEASPIMELKSNRSKVYWDKIEKLSSTIAQIGEDKTKTSPAIIGVSEVENLNVLEDLIKSKHLVKNDYGIIHYDSPDKRGIDVALLYQKKYFNPIHHEVFNPKIFKDNYPIYTRDQLLVSGYLDDELIHIIVNHWPSRRGGEAASRPNREKAAYQNTKIIEQVRAQDANAKILIMGDFNDDPNNSSFKNVLKTKSRKKEVAEGDLYNPYEDMFRRGFNTLKYRDKINLFDMIFFTSPLLDKGEKDFSSYKMYKAMIFNKRFLTTKKGKYKGYPFRSFSSGNYTGGYSDHYPVYLYLIKEAK, encoded by the coding sequence ATGAATAAGAAAATATTTTTTATTTTTATTTTTTCGCTAACGATTACGGTATGTAATTCTCAGAAAAACGGAAAAAAATATAATATTAGAACCATTGCTTTTTACAATCTAGAAAACTTATTTGACACAATTAACGACGTAAATAAGAATGACGAAGCAAGCCCAATTATGGAGTTAAAATCGAATAGATCTAAGGTTTATTGGGATAAAATTGAAAAACTAAGTAGTACAATTGCTCAAATTGGAGAAGATAAAACAAAAACAAGTCCTGCTATTATTGGTGTTTCTGAAGTAGAGAATTTAAATGTACTAGAAGATTTAATTAAATCAAAGCACTTAGTAAAGAATGATTACGGAATTATACATTACGATTCTCCTGACAAAAGAGGAATAGACGTTGCCTTATTGTATCAGAAAAAATATTTCAACCCTATTCATCATGAAGTGTTTAACCCCAAAATATTTAAAGATAATTACCCTATTTACACCAGAGACCAATTATTAGTTTCTGGTTATTTAGATGATGAATTGATACATATTATTGTAAACCATTGGCCCTCTAGAAGAGGTGGAGAAGCTGCAAGTAGGCCCAATAGAGAAAAAGCTGCCTACCAGAATACTAAGATTATAGAACAAGTTAGAGCGCAAGATGCCAATGCTAAAATATTAATTATGGGAGATTTTAATGATGACCCTAATAATTCTAGTTTTAAAAATGTGCTAAAGACCAAAAGTAGAAAGAAAGAAGTAGCAGAAGGTGATTTATATAACCCTTATGAAGACATGTTTCGGAGAGGATTTAACACCCTAAAATATAGAGATAAAATAAATTTATTTGATATGATTTTCTTTACGTCTCCTCTATTAGATAAAGGTGAAAAAGATTTTTCTTCTTACAAGATGTACAAAGCAATGATTTTTAACAAACGCTTTCTAACGACTAAAAAGGGAAAATATAAAGGGTATCCTTTTAGAAGTTTTTCTAGCGGAAACTATACTGGTGGTTATTCTGATCATTACCCAGTCTATTTGTATTTGATTAAAGAAGCTAAATAG